One Kiritimatiellia bacterium genomic region harbors:
- a CDS encoding alpha-amylase family glycosyl hydrolase translates to MFVYLFVLMGAIAWVGEVMADSVRIVHSPPNPSIHDPITIEIHGAKQGAILHWGVNAVGTLWEEAIPAHRPPGSEQHGVATRTRMSGPDEKGVLRAVLGPFNNTGQLVRALNFAIHWDDGSWSNKDEKNFNIPVSFGRIAVDPLEPTINDRIIVKVFRSKPGGFLRWGVNAENDMWQPPIRAYWPSGSFPTRDGLALDTPLSRPDSNGVSIAVLGPFNRPEQVIHTLHMAAHWGDEWDTDAGRNYNIAISFEVGADDPEVKIIAPEPDQVVVEAPEVALRAKRADRVELRLNGNVIASSTRTPLELKIPFETLEFGRHLLTASAERAGRVSLHEIAFWKLPPHRIEPIPPGTPWGATIHGDGTATFALHAPGKRFVSLVGDFNGWDLFADMMNYSPDGTWWVRRPISNGVWRYQYAIEGRRLLADPYAREIVWTNAAGQKCYQPWNARAVLRVGDEAFVWTVTNRIRPPLDQLAIYELHLMDMQPGGGFTGLISRLDYIRDLGFNALKIMPWTAVPGTDSWGYNPAFHFAVEPTYGSPRDLKRLIDEAHRRGIAVIQDAVYNHMDRSSPLFQLYGHDYAASPYFREYRGENWGFPDIDQRSRAVRRYMQDAIAFWLREYRIDGIRFDATRFVEWEGYNDWGAGWFAYVGRKTDPDAWMIAEHMPSDPALVNQTEMDTTWGDYFMWNLRRMVLDATLDRAAFADLMVPMRIGFTSALQRIAYVESHDEERIMRGLLARGYSRSEARRRAELAYAMMVLAPGPMMAYAGQEHGEDTPKIVGPNPIRWDRTRGIFAGENRQLFRAVRELTRLRTTHPALRGEWVSIHEGLPEGIAAVDRTGAGGSVLAVGNFSRAPQSALIRLPVPGPWRPVLEGREWTLRENGLVVRLQPGEVAVFATGSEELASR, encoded by the coding sequence ATGTTCGTATACTTATTCGTGCTGATGGGGGCGATCGCATGGGTTGGCGAAGTGATGGCCGACTCCGTTCGCATCGTTCATTCTCCGCCCAATCCCTCCATCCATGACCCCATCACGATCGAAATTCATGGTGCTAAGCAAGGGGCGATCCTCCACTGGGGAGTGAATGCCGTTGGTACCCTCTGGGAAGAGGCGATCCCGGCCCATCGTCCGCCAGGGTCCGAGCAGCACGGCGTGGCCACCAGGACCCGAATGTCCGGACCGGATGAAAAGGGCGTCCTGCGAGCCGTACTGGGGCCGTTCAATAACACCGGCCAACTGGTCCGCGCACTCAATTTTGCCATTCACTGGGACGATGGATCCTGGTCCAATAAAGACGAGAAAAATTTCAACATCCCGGTGTCGTTCGGTCGAATCGCCGTTGATCCTTTGGAGCCGACAATCAATGACCGGATCATCGTGAAAGTCTTCCGCAGCAAGCCGGGGGGATTCCTTCGATGGGGCGTCAACGCGGAAAACGACATGTGGCAGCCGCCGATTCGCGCCTACTGGCCGTCCGGCTCCTTTCCGACCCGTGACGGCCTCGCACTCGACACCCCTCTGAGCCGTCCGGATTCCAACGGCGTTTCGATCGCCGTGCTCGGCCCATTCAACCGGCCGGAACAGGTCATCCACACCCTGCACATGGCCGCCCACTGGGGCGACGAATGGGACACCGATGCGGGCCGCAACTACAACATCGCGATTTCGTTTGAAGTTGGAGCGGATGACCCCGAGGTGAAAATCATCGCGCCGGAACCGGACCAGGTGGTAGTGGAAGCGCCGGAGGTGGCGCTGCGCGCGAAGCGCGCCGACCGGGTCGAGCTACGTCTAAATGGGAATGTCATCGCCTCTTCCACCCGAACGCCGCTCGAGCTGAAGATCCCATTCGAAACGCTCGAGTTCGGGCGGCACCTGCTGACGGCCTCCGCGGAGCGCGCGGGACGGGTGTCGCTCCACGAGATCGCATTTTGGAAGCTGCCCCCTCACCGGATCGAACCGATTCCTCCCGGAACGCCGTGGGGAGCAACCATCCACGGGGATGGAACGGCGACCTTCGCCCTGCATGCGCCGGGCAAGAGGTTCGTCTCTCTCGTGGGCGACTTCAACGGGTGGGATCTTTTTGCCGACATGATGAACTACTCGCCCGACGGCACGTGGTGGGTGCGCCGGCCGATTTCAAATGGCGTATGGCGCTATCAATATGCGATCGAGGGCCGCCGCCTGCTCGCCGACCCCTATGCGCGGGAAATCGTGTGGACGAACGCAGCGGGACAAAAATGTTATCAACCGTGGAACGCCCGCGCCGTGTTGAGAGTCGGCGACGAAGCCTTTGTCTGGACCGTCACGAACCGTATCCGACCGCCGTTGGACCAGTTGGCGATCTACGAACTTCACCTCATGGATATGCAGCCCGGCGGCGGATTTACCGGCTTGATCTCGCGGCTGGATTACATCCGAGACCTCGGGTTCAATGCGCTAAAAATCATGCCATGGACGGCTGTGCCGGGCACCGACAGTTGGGGCTACAATCCTGCCTTTCACTTCGCGGTTGAGCCGACCTACGGATCACCGCGCGACCTCAAACGGCTGATCGATGAGGCGCACCGACGGGGAATCGCGGTGATCCAGGACGCCGTATACAACCACATGGACCGGAGTAGCCCCCTGTTCCAACTCTACGGCCATGACTACGCCGCAAGTCCCTATTTCCGGGAATATCGAGGGGAGAATTGGGGCTTTCCCGACATCGACCAGCGCTCGCGCGCCGTTCGCCGCTATATGCAGGATGCGATCGCGTTCTGGCTGCGTGAGTACCGCATCGATGGGATTCGCTTCGACGCAACACGCTTCGTCGAGTGGGAGGGCTACAACGACTGGGGAGCTGGTTGGTTCGCGTATGTCGGACGAAAAACGGATCCCGACGCGTGGATGATCGCCGAGCATATGCCCTCCGACCCTGCGCTGGTCAACCAGACGGAGATGGATACGACGTGGGGGGATTACTTTATGTGGAACCTAAGGAGGATGGTGTTGGACGCCACGCTCGACCGCGCAGCCTTCGCCGACCTGATGGTGCCCATGCGGATCGGCTTCACGAGCGCGTTGCAGCGCATCGCGTATGTGGAGAGTCACGATGAGGAACGCATCATGCGAGGGTTGCTCGCCCGAGGCTATTCCAGATCCGAGGCGCGTCGCCGCGCGGAACTCGCCTATGCAATGATGGTGTTGGCGCCCGGACCGATGATGGCCTATGCCGGACAGGAGCATGGAGAAGACACGCCCAAAATCGTCGGCCCGAATCCCATCCGTTGGGACCGCACCCGAGGGATCTTTGCGGGTGAAAATCGCCAGCTCTTTCGCGCAGTTCGCGAGCTGACCCGGCTGCGGACCACCCATCCTGCGCTGCGGGGCGAGTGGGTCTCGATCCACGAAGGCCTTCCCGAGGGCATCGCCGCTGTGGATCGCACGGGAGCCGGCGGTTCCGTGCTGGCTGTCGGCAATTTCAGCCGTGCTCCGCAGTCGGCGCTGATTCGGCTCCCCGTCCCAGGTCCCTGGCGGCCGGTCTTGGAAGGACGCGAGTGGACACTGCGCGAAAATGGACTTGTGGTGAGGCTCCAACCCGGGGAGGTCGCCGTATTCGCGACAGGAAGCGAAGAACTGGCGAGCCGATAA
- a CDS encoding rod shape-determining protein: MLNSLLGLFSNDIGIDLGTANTLVYVKDRGIVLREPSVVAIQAGTRRVLAVGEEAKRMLGRTPGSIVAIRPLKAGVIADFEITEAMLRYFIRKVHNRRKLVRPRVIVAVPSGITEVEKRAVKDSAMHAGAREVFLIEEPMAAAIGVGLPVQEPAGNMIVDIGGGTTEVALISLAGIVFSRSVRVGGDEMDEAIIQYIKRVYNLLIGERTAEEIKIAIGSAYPLEEEMSMEVKGRDLVAGLPKTLTLTSEEVREALQEPVSAIVEAVRFTLERCPPELSADLVDRGMVLAGGGSLLRGLDKLIAEQTGLPVHVADDPLSAVAEGTGIVLNELNFLRKVARSDKVY; this comes from the coding sequence ATGCTGAATAGCCTCCTCGGACTCTTTTCGAACGATATCGGGATCGATTTAGGCACTGCCAACACCTTGGTGTACGTCAAGGATCGCGGAATCGTGCTGCGGGAGCCGTCTGTTGTCGCGATTCAGGCGGGTACGCGGCGGGTGTTGGCGGTGGGCGAAGAAGCAAAGCGGATGCTGGGCCGGACCCCCGGCAGCATCGTGGCCATCCGGCCACTCAAGGCCGGCGTGATTGCCGACTTTGAGATTACGGAGGCCATGTTGCGGTACTTCATCCGCAAAGTGCACAATCGCCGCAAATTGGTGCGGCCTCGGGTGATCGTGGCCGTGCCGAGCGGCATCACAGAGGTGGAGAAGCGCGCGGTCAAAGATTCGGCAATGCATGCCGGCGCGCGCGAAGTTTTTTTGATCGAAGAGCCGATGGCGGCGGCGATCGGCGTGGGCCTGCCCGTGCAAGAGCCAGCCGGCAACATGATTGTCGACATCGGGGGGGGTACCACGGAAGTGGCGCTGATTTCCCTCGCGGGGATCGTGTTCAGCCGAAGCGTCCGCGTCGGCGGCGACGAGATGGATGAGGCGATCATCCAGTACATCAAGCGCGTATACAACCTGCTCATTGGCGAGCGAACAGCCGAGGAAATCAAAATCGCGATCGGCTCGGCCTATCCATTGGAAGAAGAAATGTCGATGGAAGTTAAAGGTCGCGATTTGGTCGCCGGGCTGCCAAAAACGCTTACGCTGACTTCGGAGGAAGTCCGAGAGGCGCTTCAGGAGCCGGTCTCCGCGATCGTCGAGGCGGTTCGTTTTACGCTGGAGCGGTGCCCGCCGGAACTGTCCGCCGATCTGGTGGACCGGGGCATGGTGCTTGCTGGAGGCGGCTCGCTCCTGCGGGGGCTGGACAAATTGATCGCCGAACAAACCGGGTTGCCCGTCCATGTGGCGGATGACCCGCTGAGCGCTGTAGCCGAAGGAACGGGCATTGTCCTCAATGAATTGAATTTCCTCCGGAAGGTCGCCCGTTCCGATAAGGTGTATTAG
- the mreC gene encoding rod shape-determining protein MreC has product MRQSRVMVWAALAVLLAALLNLPPAVGSGVKNAVRSAMAPLQESVAETIRRLRAGWDTVRGLGGLAAENQRMATEIARLLGEVRNLRSLERENEQLRAVLGFTSRAQGDLIPAEVIARGRDGWWQTFRINKGRSQGVETNMAVISVDGLVGRVVSVAERSAEVLLISDPTCRVAGQVLRTGSFGIVSGRGPQWDGSVVCRMEFINKNIPIRPGDEVITSGLGGVFPRGLLIGYVDRVAVDRSGLYQYADVISKADIGTLEYVFVVRMVSPGAPYIRADEGVAR; this is encoded by the coding sequence ATGAGGCAATCGCGCGTCATGGTCTGGGCGGCCCTAGCCGTCCTACTCGCGGCGCTCCTCAATCTCCCGCCAGCCGTCGGTAGTGGGGTGAAAAACGCGGTGCGATCCGCTATGGCGCCCTTGCAGGAATCGGTGGCCGAAACGATTCGCCGGTTGCGGGCCGGCTGGGACACGGTTCGCGGCCTGGGCGGATTGGCGGCCGAGAACCAGCGCATGGCCACCGAAATTGCGAGGCTTCTGGGCGAGGTGCGCAACCTCCGATCCCTCGAGCGGGAAAACGAACAACTCCGAGCGGTACTCGGATTCACCAGCCGGGCGCAAGGTGATCTCATTCCTGCGGAGGTGATCGCCCGCGGCCGGGACGGTTGGTGGCAGACCTTCCGCATCAACAAGGGCCGGTCGCAGGGTGTCGAGACGAACATGGCCGTCATTTCCGTGGACGGGCTGGTCGGGCGCGTGGTTTCAGTCGCGGAACGCTCGGCCGAGGTTCTCCTGATTTCTGACCCAACCTGTCGGGTGGCGGGCCAGGTTTTGAGGACCGGTTCGTTTGGCATCGTGTCGGGGCGGGGGCCTCAATGGGACGGCTCCGTGGTGTGTCGAATGGAATTCATCAACAAAAATATCCCAATCCGGCCCGGCGACGAGGTGATTACTTCCGGGTTGGGTGGTGTTTTCCCGAGAGGGTTGTTGATCGGGTATGTCGATCGGGTCGCCGTGGACCGATCGGGGCTTTATCAATACGCCGACGTTATCTCGAAGGCAGATATCGGAACACTCGAATATGTCTTTGTTGTCAGGATGGTTTCGCCGGGAGCGCCCTACATTCGGGCCGATGAGGGAGTGGCGCGATGA
- the mreD gene encoding rod shape-determining protein MreD, with protein sequence MNQVAILFSLVVAALLQAALPTSVWTGWAPAPLLAGVVVYFSLVRSRVHLMEVALLAGLVEDSLSQVPLGTTSFAYAVSSLAIERWRASLAVRHWTTHAAVAAAVNAATTAFAFLMLLKDGLIEPQPYAVVLRLVGSVVLGGVFGPLVFQAMEGLDDTLGLAESESD encoded by the coding sequence ATGAATCAGGTGGCTATCCTGTTTTCGCTCGTAGTGGCCGCATTGTTGCAGGCCGCGCTGCCGACGTCCGTGTGGACGGGATGGGCGCCCGCCCCGCTGCTGGCCGGCGTGGTCGTTTATTTTTCGCTGGTCCGCTCGCGCGTCCATTTGATGGAGGTCGCCCTGCTGGCGGGTTTGGTGGAGGACAGTCTGAGCCAGGTCCCGCTGGGCACGACCAGCTTCGCTTACGCCGTCTCGAGTCTGGCCATTGAGCGTTGGCGGGCGAGCTTGGCGGTCCGGCATTGGACCACGCATGCGGCTGTTGCCGCTGCGGTGAATGCCGCCACGACGGCATTTGCGTTTTTGATGCTGTTGAAGGATGGGTTGATCGAGCCGCAGCCCTACGCGGTTGTGCTCCGGCTCGTCGGATCGGTGGTTTTGGGCGGGGTCTTCGGCCCGCTGGTTTTCCAGGCGATGGAGGGCCTGGATGACACGTTGGGCCTTGCGGAATCCGAGTCGGACTGA
- the mrdA gene encoding penicillin-binding protein 2, with amino-acid sequence MARENPWNDEVLRLRALFAVMIALFLVLAGRFWQIQIHRGPMYEQDQFRQSIRRVRLPGVRGRLFDRHGRAVADNRPSYTLSIYLEELRKPGSWDRTIDAVEELLRTLSPIVGSPPRLSRTEIRNHIRKQLPLPLHAWRDLDEAAMARFAELAGRIPGVDIQADSTRVYPFGSRAAHVLGYVGRADASSDDGEEPFHYYLPEVAGRSGLEKTLDPLLRGEAGGRLVRVDVTGYRRYDFGQRDPRPGRDVMLTLDMRVQGLAEQALGEDPGAVVVLDPRNGDILAMASRPAFDPNEFVPSIPPTRWRQLNQDPKTPLLNRAVAGGYAPGSTFKLVTALAALESGRSHLGDIHTCSGSFQLGRTTFRCWFHPGHGVLNLRQAIEQSCNVYFFEMGLAAGIARIHEMASRMGLGSRTGVELDFEVAGLVPNDEWKRRTQRDAWRDGDTCNVAIGQGAIVVTPLQMAQVTMLIANGGRLYRPRLVRGIRDFGADSFAMNSPVLVREMNWHAAVLEAVRLGMRDVVHGERGTARRVAISGVTVAGKTGTAEFGRKEDRRRHAWMVAYAPFDAPRYAISIVVDEGISGGETAAPRMRLLLEGLLAANDSEGQG; translated from the coding sequence ATGGCGCGCGAGAATCCATGGAATGACGAGGTGCTGCGCTTGCGCGCGCTGTTCGCCGTAATGATCGCCCTTTTTCTCGTGCTGGCGGGTCGCTTCTGGCAGATCCAGATCCATCGCGGCCCGATGTATGAACAGGATCAGTTCCGACAGAGCATCCGGCGCGTGCGCCTGCCCGGGGTTCGCGGTCGGCTGTTTGACCGGCACGGCCGGGCGGTGGCGGATAATCGGCCTAGCTACACGCTTTCCATCTATCTCGAAGAGCTGCGGAAACCTGGTTCATGGGACCGCACCATCGATGCGGTGGAAGAGTTGCTGCGGACTCTTTCGCCGATTGTTGGTTCCCCGCCCCGACTATCGCGGACCGAGATTCGGAACCACATCCGCAAGCAACTGCCCTTACCGCTGCATGCCTGGCGCGACCTCGATGAGGCCGCGATGGCTCGATTTGCCGAGCTGGCAGGCCGCATTCCGGGCGTTGACATCCAGGCGGACAGCACCCGCGTCTATCCCTTCGGCTCGAGGGCCGCGCATGTGCTCGGCTATGTCGGCCGCGCGGATGCCTCCTCAGATGACGGCGAGGAGCCTTTCCACTATTACCTGCCGGAGGTAGCCGGCCGGAGCGGTCTGGAAAAAACGTTGGATCCCCTGCTGCGCGGCGAAGCAGGCGGGCGGCTGGTCCGCGTCGATGTCACCGGCTATCGCCGCTACGACTTTGGGCAGCGGGATCCGCGGCCGGGTCGCGACGTGATGTTGACGTTGGACATGCGCGTGCAGGGACTTGCCGAGCAGGCGCTTGGCGAGGATCCAGGCGCGGTTGTCGTGCTGGATCCCCGGAACGGAGACATCCTCGCTATGGCCAGCCGTCCCGCGTTCGATCCGAACGAATTTGTGCCGTCCATTCCTCCGACGCGATGGCGGCAGCTCAACCAGGACCCCAAAACGCCTCTGCTGAACCGCGCGGTGGCCGGCGGCTACGCGCCGGGCAGCACGTTCAAGCTGGTCACCGCGCTGGCGGCTCTGGAAAGCGGGCGCAGCCATCTCGGCGACATCCACACCTGCTCGGGGTCGTTCCAGTTGGGCCGGACCACATTCCGCTGCTGGTTCCATCCGGGCCACGGGGTGCTGAACCTCCGACAGGCGATCGAGCAGTCGTGCAATGTCTATTTCTTCGAGATGGGTTTGGCGGCAGGAATCGCGCGCATTCACGAGATGGCGTCCCGGATGGGCCTTGGATCGCGGACCGGAGTCGAACTCGATTTCGAAGTGGCGGGACTGGTTCCCAACGACGAATGGAAACGGCGCACGCAGAGGGACGCCTGGCGCGATGGGGATACTTGCAACGTGGCGATTGGCCAGGGCGCCATCGTGGTCACGCCGCTGCAGATGGCGCAAGTCACCATGCTTATCGCAAACGGCGGCCGGCTCTATCGCCCGAGGCTCGTCCGAGGCATTCGCGACTTCGGCGCCGATTCTTTCGCGATGAACTCGCCCGTGCTGGTCCGCGAGATGAACTGGCACGCTGCCGTGCTCGAAGCGGTGAGGCTGGGCATGCGGGATGTGGTGCATGGCGAACGCGGCACCGCACGGCGCGTCGCGATCTCGGGCGTGACGGTCGCTGGGAAGACTGGGACAGCGGAATTCGGCCGCAAGGAAGATCGACGGCGTCATGCGTGGATGGTGGCGTATGCGCCGTTCGATGCGCCGCGGTACGCGATATCGATCGTTGTCGACGAGGGGATTTCTGGCGGGGAAACGGCGGCTCCGCGGATGAGGCTCCTTCTTGAGGGATTGCTGGCGGCAAATGACTCGGAGGGTCAAGGCTGA
- the rodA gene encoding rod shape-determining protein RodA has product MNLYPLILAWKRMEWLALAAAAALAVIGILFIYSASYRQDDMQVTAMTLRQLVWVVLGMGVMLALAAADYRRVAAVAPVLYGASLLLLALVLGFGRTMYGATRWLNVFGIYLQPSEFAKIASILLLARYLAEPGRNFARPQVIALAALIVAVPMALVMRQPDLGTALTFAPMFLAMLFVGGMPIRYAIVLVFLGAVTAVPGWFLLSDYQRERILVFLDPSRDPLGSGWNSIQSSIAVGSGGLFGKGYLMGTQNVLGFLPRTVAPTDFIFSVIAEETGFVGSVTLLTLYAILLGGVVRAGIASRDKLGRLIATGVATLLFCHIFVNLAMTVGLMPITGLPLPLVSYGGSFMITATAGLGLAQSIYVRRVRR; this is encoded by the coding sequence GTGAACTTGTATCCGCTCATTCTCGCCTGGAAACGCATGGAGTGGCTGGCGCTCGCCGCTGCAGCGGCCTTGGCGGTCATCGGCATTTTGTTCATCTACAGTGCCTCGTACCGCCAGGACGACATGCAGGTCACTGCCATGACGCTGCGTCAACTGGTCTGGGTGGTGCTTGGTATGGGCGTGATGCTCGCGCTGGCCGCTGCCGACTATCGGCGCGTCGCTGCGGTGGCGCCGGTTTTGTATGGCGCATCGCTGCTCCTGCTGGCGCTCGTCCTCGGCTTCGGGCGCACCATGTACGGCGCGACGCGCTGGCTCAACGTCTTCGGCATCTATTTGCAGCCTTCCGAATTCGCCAAAATAGCCTCGATTCTCCTCCTTGCGCGGTATTTGGCCGAGCCTGGCCGGAATTTCGCTAGGCCTCAGGTGATTGCGCTGGCTGCATTAATCGTCGCCGTGCCGATGGCGCTGGTTATGCGTCAGCCGGATCTGGGGACCGCCCTGACGTTCGCCCCGATGTTTCTGGCCATGCTGTTTGTCGGCGGAATGCCGATCCGTTATGCCATCGTGCTTGTCTTTCTTGGCGCGGTCACCGCGGTGCCCGGCTGGTTTTTGTTGTCCGATTACCAGCGGGAGCGAATCCTTGTTTTTCTCGACCCGAGCCGAGACCCTCTCGGCTCCGGCTGGAACAGCATCCAGTCGAGCATCGCCGTCGGCTCTGGTGGATTGTTCGGCAAGGGATATTTGATGGGGACGCAAAACGTGCTGGGCTTCCTGCCCCGCACTGTCGCTCCGACCGATTTCATTTTCTCCGTGATTGCGGAGGAAACCGGGTTTGTCGGCAGCGTGACGCTGCTGACCCTGTATGCGATCCTCCTCGGTGGGGTTGTCCGCGCGGGCATCGCCTCCCGCGACAAGCTGGGGCGGCTGATTGCGACGGGAGTCGCCACACTGTTGTTCTGCCACATCTTTGTCAACCTGGCGATGACTGTTGGCCTCATGCCCATTACGGGCCTGCCGCTACCGCTCGTGAGCTACGGGGGATCGTTCATGATTACCGCGACGGCCGGCCTCGGCCTCGCGCAAAGCATCTATGTGCGCCGCGTCCGGCGCTGA
- a CDS encoding Rne/Rng family ribonuclease, protein MFLWGFLKRLFRRKIKKEIIINAESLETRVAVLIEGKLEDFFIERTGQDRIVGSIFKGRIQNLEDGLQAAFVDIGLKKNAFIHYWDMFPDDASRLEAEEGVDSKRPAKRKKYAPGEMAKLFPIGSEIVVQVTKGAIGTKGPRVTANLSIPGRYLVMMPGTSLKGVSRKIEDEKERERLKRILARLPAPGGNGLIVRTAGEGARAVSFVRDVRALSEIWRDIEDGIKNKPAPCRLYQEPDLIERTVRDSLTEDVDRIVIDSREEYDRVRAVLAKYGRRARTRVQLYEGEAPIFEHFDVERQLENAFSRKVWLKSGGYLIIDETEALVAIDVNTGRHKGAQNQDDAIFEVNQEAAEEVARQLRLRNIGGLVVIDFIDMKSRKHQNQIYRMVKDALKNDKARTNVLPLSQLGLMEMTRQRQEESVRATTYMNCPYCEGRGKVKSALTMSVEIQRRIAEVMRRHKPSAENPLNLKITIHPLVLERLRSEDEELLVALEERYHGRLTFVSSPAMHVEEFTIVNAQTNEELFSNASAHRAG, encoded by the coding sequence ATGTTCTTATGGGGATTCCTCAAACGCCTGTTCCGGCGGAAGATCAAAAAGGAGATCATCATCAATGCGGAGAGCCTGGAGACTCGGGTCGCGGTCCTCATTGAGGGCAAGCTCGAAGATTTTTTCATCGAGCGCACGGGCCAGGATCGCATCGTGGGCAGCATCTTCAAGGGGCGCATTCAGAACCTCGAGGACGGTCTCCAGGCCGCCTTTGTGGATATCGGACTCAAGAAAAACGCCTTCATCCACTACTGGGACATGTTTCCGGACGACGCCTCGCGACTTGAGGCAGAGGAGGGCGTGGACAGCAAGCGGCCCGCCAAACGGAAGAAGTATGCGCCAGGCGAGATGGCGAAACTGTTCCCCATCGGTTCGGAAATCGTTGTGCAGGTCACCAAGGGCGCCATCGGCACAAAGGGCCCCCGCGTGACGGCAAATCTCAGCATTCCGGGCCGTTATCTCGTGATGATGCCGGGCACCTCTCTGAAGGGGGTTTCCCGGAAGATTGAGGACGAGAAGGAACGGGAGCGGCTGAAGCGGATTCTCGCGCGGCTCCCTGCGCCCGGTGGCAATGGCCTCATCGTCCGCACCGCGGGCGAGGGCGCGCGGGCCGTCTCCTTCGTCCGCGATGTTCGCGCACTGTCCGAAATCTGGCGGGATATTGAAGACGGCATCAAGAACAAGCCAGCGCCGTGCAGGCTTTATCAGGAGCCGGACCTCATCGAGCGGACCGTCCGCGACTCTCTCACGGAAGATGTCGATCGCATCGTCATCGATTCGCGCGAGGAATACGACCGTGTCCGGGCCGTACTCGCAAAATACGGACGTCGCGCCCGCACGCGGGTTCAACTTTACGAGGGCGAAGCTCCGATCTTTGAGCATTTCGATGTGGAACGGCAGCTCGAAAACGCCTTTAGCCGGAAGGTCTGGCTCAAGAGCGGCGGCTACCTCATCATCGACGAGACCGAGGCGTTGGTCGCCATCGATGTCAACACGGGCCGTCACAAGGGCGCCCAAAACCAGGATGACGCGATTTTCGAGGTCAACCAGGAGGCCGCCGAGGAGGTCGCCCGACAGCTCCGCCTCCGCAACATCGGCGGGCTTGTCGTGATTGACTTCATCGACATGAAATCGCGCAAGCATCAGAACCAGATCTATCGGATGGTCAAGGACGCCCTAAAAAACGACAAGGCGCGGACCAATGTCCTTCCGCTTTCACAGCTCGGGCTAATGGAAATGACCCGCCAGCGACAGGAGGAGAGCGTCCGCGCGACGACCTATATGAACTGTCCCTACTGCGAGGGCCGTGGGAAGGTGAAATCCGCCCTGACCATGAGCGTCGAAATTCAGCGACGGATTGCCGAAGTGATGCGCCGGCACAAACCCAGCGCCGAAAATCCCCTCAACCTGAAGATCACGATCCACCCGCTGGTGCTCGAGCGACTGCGGAGCGAGGATGAGGAACTGCTGGTCGCGCTCGAGGAGCGTTATCATGGCCGTCTCACGTTCGTGTCCAGCCCGGCTATGCACGTGGAGGAATTCACGATTGTCAACGCGCAGACCAATGAGGAGCTGTTTAGCAACGCGAGCGCGCATCGCGCCGGCTAG
- the nadD gene encoding nicotinate-nucleotide adenylyltransferase, whose product MSRNQRIGLFGGSFNPVHLGHLIAAQDAMDQMGLDRVIFLPAAHPPHKHAEILAPAADRLAMLRLAIGSDERFEVSSEEIDRGGVSFTVETLRRFRERLPDTDLYFIIGADTLFELHTWREIGAVLQLAEIVTVGRPGLTVGELNSQSLRLPEPWPARLAANIVAGHHIEISSTDIRNRVSRRRSIRFLVPDAVERYIREHGLYRG is encoded by the coding sequence ATGTCCCGCAATCAGCGGATCGGCCTTTTCGGCGGCTCGTTCAATCCCGTCCATCTCGGCCACCTCATCGCTGCTCAGGATGCCATGGACCAGATGGGCCTCGACCGGGTGATCTTCTTGCCCGCGGCCCATCCTCCTCACAAGCACGCGGAGATCCTCGCACCGGCCGCCGACCGACTGGCCATGTTGCGCCTGGCGATCGGCAGCGACGAGCGCTTCGAGGTCTCCTCCGAAGAGATCGACCGCGGCGGCGTCTCCTTCACCGTCGAGACCCTTCGCCGCTTCCGCGAGCGACTGCCAGACACCGATTTGTATTTCATTATCGGGGCGGATACCCTGTTTGAGCTCCACACGTGGCGAGAAATCGGTGCGGTACTCCAGTTGGCAGAAATCGTCACGGTCGGGCGCCCGGGCCTGACCGTCGGCGAATTGAACAGCCAATCCCTGCGGCTGCCCGAGCCGTGGCCCGCGAGGCTCGCAGCGAATATTGTCGCGGGGCACCACATTGAAATCTCATCGACCGACATCCGCAACCGGGTGTCCCGCCGTCGGTCGATCCGATTTCTTGTGCCGGACGCCGTCGAACGGTATATTCGCGAACACGGTCTATACCGCGGCTAG
- the rsfS gene encoding ribosome silencing factor, with product MSIDTRSQVLVAQEALRSKKGEQIKVLDVSGISPVTDYYIIVTGNSTPHLKALAEEVEKELDRAGIRCYRRAGTPESGWIVEDYLDFVVHIFSPDMREYYQLERLWSDGKVIL from the coding sequence GTGTCCATCGATACGCGATCGCAGGTGCTCGTGGCGCAGGAGGCGCTACGTTCGAAAAAGGGCGAGCAGATCAAAGTGCTCGACGTCTCGGGAATCTCCCCTGTGACGGATTATTACATCATCGTCACCGGAAACAGCACGCCCCATCTCAAGGCCCTGGCCGAAGAGGTGGAGAAGGAGCTGGACCGCGCAGGGATCCGTTGCTATCGGCGCGCTGGGACTCCGGAAAGCGGCTGGATCGTCGAGGACTACCTCGATTTCGTGGTCCACATCTTCTCGCCGGACATGCGGGAATACTATCAGCTCGAGCGGCTCTGGAGCGACGGGAAGGTCATCCTCTAA